The following are from one region of the Juglans regia cultivar Chandler chromosome 10, Walnut 2.0, whole genome shotgun sequence genome:
- the LOC108996833 gene encoding golgin subfamily A member 6-like protein 1, whose amino-acid sequence MFKSWSKKKTVKAVFKMEFQATQVPKLKKSTLMISLVPEDVGKPTVRLERAAVQDGTCYWENPIYEKVKFIKDPKTGNLNEKIYHFIVSTGSSKSGYLGEASIDFTDFAAEAKPSAVSLPLKFANSGAVLHVTIQKMEEATDQKEEYRAPSLSHDKDLKNQPGNCSTDENLYSVAKDRHQNGTMSQISEQNGISRASTGSSATLASCWDTSSIQSTQQDPGLRSNSIHHEPTSLRTHIRRNSMPQKGILDSIITKTRVHRRSNTDCSMDSASYGSLVDSINSPEDNLPGEKLQEASDDSIKILKNEIAALLRQAEVSEMELESLRRQIVKERKQGDILSRNVFSLKEEKDALKIECEQLKSQHKRINEAEAPKTLQSEIKGARVQLEAMRQELNYEKDTNKDLQLQLQKTQDSNTDLIHAVRDLEEMLERKNREITDLSTSNMNGDKNSTLEELAKEHDNSEEVDLLKQNIRDLNGEIEFYKKHKEELDMHMKQLVLDYELLKKENQDISLKLEKNQEQEQMTQNEYLAAMETIKGLESQIERLEGKFKKQTEEFSESLVSINELEIQVQNLETELEKQAQEFEENLNAMTCAKTEQEQRAIRAEEGLRKTRWNNAATAERLQEEFRRLSVEMASKFDEHEKQGTKALAEAKELRLQKINLEELLEKANEELGLIKHQNEVKQQQLLNQIHLDENKIEKMSLELDQKSMQLEYAQKHDREDHEAFLMDIQMLRAEVERLTKEKYNFSEQVDREQIKTYVGEKEMLIQTWNKERGDLEKKLGSAKKETEKIHEELIAMRSLKDEKEAMSNDLQSEVEDLRARHNELKHVLDKEELEKENLRRQIFQIKYQLLKEEEMTGMEKKLMNCNGQSEERENAQENPLLSKMGATEDKSLQKEDNVVPHERRGDIHSEKEVKVSTFYTGDNNNYTNLLSEVALLKQRNKYMEKELKEMEERYSEISLKFAEVEGERQQLVMTVRNLKNGKKN is encoded by the exons ATGTTCAAGTCATGGAGCAAGAAGAAAACGGTCAAAGCTGTATTCAAAATGGAGTTTCAGGCAACTCAG GTGCCAAAGCTGAAAAAATCTACATTGATGATATCTTTGGTGCCAGAGGATGTTGGAAAGCCAACGGTGAGACTAGAGAGAGCAGCAGTTCAGGATGGAACCTGTTATTGGGAGAATCCTATATATGAGAAAGTGAAATTCATCAAGGATCCCAAAACAGGGAATCTCAACGAGAAGATCTACCATTTCATTGTTTCAACT GGATCATCGAAATCTGGTTATCTCGGAGAAGCTTCAATTGATTTTACAGATTTTGCCGCAGAAGCCAAGCCATCCGCTGTTTCTCTGCCCCTCAAGTTTGCCAACTCTGGCGCCGTCCTACAT GTGACAATTCAGAAGATGGAAGAAGCTACTGATCAAAA AGAAGAATATAGAGCTCCATCGCTTTCCCATGACAAAGACCTGAAGAACCAACCGGGCAATTGCAGTACGGATGAAAACTTGTACAGTGTTGCAAAA GATAGGCACCAGAATGGAACCATGTCTCAAATATCTGAACAAAATGGCATCTCCAGAGCATCTACTGGTTCTAGTGCTACATTAGCATCATGCTGGGATACCAGCTCTATACAAAGTACTCAACAAGATCCTGGATTGAGAAGTAATAGCATCCATCACGAACCTACCAGCTTGCGCACACATATCAGACGGAACTCCATGCCTCAGAAGGGAATTCTTGATTCCATAATCACAAAAACTCGTGTTCATCGGAGGTCAAACACGGATTGCTCAATGGATTCAGCTTCATACGGAAGTTTAGTTGACTCAATAAACAGCCCCGAGGACAACCTTCCAGGAGAAAAGTTGCAAGAGGCATCAGATGATTCCatcaaaatactcaaaaatgaAATTGCTGCTCTGCTGAGGCAAGCAGAAGTATCGGAAATGGAACTAGAGTCACTTCGGAGACAAATTGTGAAAGAGAGGAAACAAGGAGACATCCTATCGAGAAATGTTTTTAGCCTCAAAGAGGAGAAAGATGCACTCAAAATAGAATGTGAACAACTCAAGTCACAACATAAACGTATTAATGAGGCAGAAGCTCCAAAAACATTGCAGTCTGAGATTAAAGGTGCAAGAGTTCAATTAGAAGCAATGAGGCAAGAGCTTAATTATGAAAAGGATACCAATAAGGATCTTCAGTTACAGCTGCAGAAGACACAAGACTCGAACACGGATTTAATTCATGCAGTGAgagatcttgaagaaatgcTGGAGAGAAAAAATAGGGAAATAACTGATCTTTCCACCTCCAATATGAATGGGGATAAAAATTCAACACTGGAAGAATTGGCTAAAGAGCATGATAATTCGGAGGAAGTAGATTTGTTGAAGCAGAATATTAGAGACCTGAATGGGGAAATAGAATTCTACAAGAAACACAAGGAAGAGCTAGATATGCATATGAAACAGCTAGTCTTGGACTATGAGCTTTTGAAGAAGGAAAACCAAGATATCTCATTGAAGTTGGAGAAGAACCAGGAACAAGAACAAATGACACAAAATGAATATTTAGCGGCTATGGAAACAATAAAAGGACTTGAATCTCAGATAGAGAGATTAGAAGGAAAATTCAAGAAGCAGACTGAGGAATTCTCAGAATCTTTGGTCTCCATAAATGAACTTGAAATCCAGGTTCAGAATTTAGAAACAGAACTGGAGAAGCAGGCACAggaatttgaagaaaatctcaatGCCATGACATGTGCCAAAACTGAGCAGGAACAGAGAGCCATCCGAGCAGAGGAGGGCTTGAGGAAGACCAGGTGGAACAATGCTGCTACGGCTGAGCGTCTTCAGGAGGAGTTTAGAAGGCTTTCAGTGGAAATGGCATCTAAGTTTGATGAGCATGAGAAGCAGGGCACAAAAGCACTGGCAGAAGCTAAAGAATTGCGtctgcagaaaataaatttggaagAACTGCTCGAAAAAGCCAATGAAGAGCTTGGACTAATCAAACATCAGAATGAAGTAAAACAGCAACAGCTTTTGAACCAAATACATTTAGATGAAAATAAGATAGAGAAGATGTCATTGGAACTAGACCAAAAGTCCATGCAACTCGAATATGCACAAAAGCATGATAGGGAAGACCATGAGGCTTTCTTGATGGATATCCAAATGCTTAGAGCAGAGGTAGAAAGGCTCACAAAAGAAAAGTATAACTTCTCTGAGCAGGTGGATAGGGAACAAATTAAGACATATGTTGGTGAAAAGGAGATGCTCATACAAACATGGAACAAAGAAAGGGGTGATTTGGAGAAAAAATTAGGTTCAGCAAAGAAGGAAACAGAAAAAATACATGAAGAGCTTATTGCTATGAGGTCCTTAAAAGATGAGAAGGAAGCGATGAGTAATGATCTGCAGTCAGAAGTGGAAGACCTTAGAGCCCGGCATAATGAGTTAAAACATGTCTTGGACAAAGAAGAATTGGAGAAGGAAAACTTAAGGAggcaaatatttcaaattaaatatcagctactgaaggaagaagaaatgacTGGTATGGAGAAGAAGCTCATGAACTGCAATGGACAAtctgaagaaagagaaaatgccCAAGAAAACCCACTGCTTTCTAAAATGGGCGCTACCGAAGACAAGTCATTGCAGAAAGAAGATAATGTAGTACCACATGAAAG gaGAGGAGATATCCACTCTGAGAAAGAGGTGAAGGTCTCCACTTTCTATACTGGGGACAACAACAATTATACCAACTTGTTATCTGAAGTGGCATTGCTGAAGCAAAGGAACAAATATATGGAAAAAGAGCtgaaagaaatggaagagaggTATTCAGAGATAAGTCTCAAGTTCGCAGAGGTAGAAGGTGAAAGGCAACAACTAGTGATGACTGTACGAAACCTCAAGAATGGAAAGAAGAATTAG
- the LOC109020469 gene encoding protein SHORTAGE IN CHIASMATA 1-like, whose translation MQLNVDYFSPSENLEPPTFLRLPVPHLPPPTLSTLPDLIPFLSPLDFSLRIHHFPIDSALSKFSSAVLPQIIDDADLGDFDVNVPSWSGKACFDENWLAQQENGIFSKEREVDGQTTFGYETLESVLAKKANGIAVDDKDASRYDVIQFETPELDALLENVCFFEEEDVQILSGVPEIENCLEMLRQELRMQDPCEVQGLIYSVEDVTSKYTMEQKAYVLEDDGYVQDQICFHQSLFPSLEVDETSLGTLTCLSIEEELLSLLENAEHLSWLQKDNMVNNVEELFGSRAYDISQFLPAHCLSKDCPDHELASMENFPEMDFISMVEHSQIQGNPSCKGKSQLDCLLAVSPVIFQEFQFLDVDSSQLFGAVFNRQTAYEPETCDWLFTEDMNFKNFNELIVSYELALVDNTFKSLPVPLFSDDEKTRSLCSIIEDILAGLEPLPRSASDEIYLDWHLLEEDKCNSRIYSSYHSMLEDVDSPTFDFDLGSFDDGKLLFEIVFSDNVLNRPKTEEKKESLNFLHHGISVSTAPDVGSVSKKLLDDECLNPGNGEQLAEKDAERAFLLFKSMSQFNDLDFFLNPRKASAGEYSDSAIKAVVADATFSEVPSSNSSAACASTGVQLHHCDVVSYKVKLSDIIVAIVDNFEKSYLAILQNEREMIKTYIPFLAEENFKFLSLPKQKLMNCIKKINAQGTTSHRDENIKVFFTLCALKQMAWYVCFYGIHPAHQYVDKLCQSLGFLRLRLGNLWPLIEDAGRKVEREITSSHPSLKLIQEILHSSTTQGNLKVLIVAEEIFWGSLRSLLMSVGLSFIEFENYYADANQSELLKNDEDFINTRMDALLVADCLLVSHARVSASFPFNKFGIILEYGGSYGSSRINYLSPKLVGFPQLHFLKVELDKSSASKALCEGVDMPRITEMTMLTLPYMTMEESENMNIQKLEKLINFLPIEGKFNMGPLGAADEAEACCMPLPVPTVPFAMESENVSQIMVPSPERIIIVNTQNFDKQMIVSRRSTYQRILAMEKEGAQVVERDSDLPVDVIISSSICLVWYDCRNIGKKAAALDEASSCLPLCIENVASNVLTLLSFTFSGCFLVFEGEISFLSTIMESSDGLYAAAASLGIDLQIFCSYSSEMTDEIILSCISYATKLTKGLYPKMPESETLAESFLTKFPSINPLMAHAILSSGGVLIEFLEWSPEFRTRAIQKYNVSEESVRLFSALCKYGEREDSKSIMTDCSSVSSGPDSEKCNFNIGSGRRRKYSGSPHKIDLHMDALVNFETLYKFPDDALDPSPLSKPNNMWMSKDPKILDEFRKPSILPNGRFGKKQGLDLDMLTDPSSLPNPWDSQFSKSPQMSNDKKKPYFSLSDIMPGHNQVSDTAMMNNFDWHGMRKSENQSGDIIGEVIDLTDSPVSGQDFSSIGSSMKFSLSVPEMDNYLTRKTKTARKLSFGKSSHPPCSAAAEINSNSDIWSFKKVQRQDFPEVANDYQVLLEEGSTERTAADSMGLAFQENKISSYGATPLSNALSSTHPQQNSPWTIEFLNRIREKSRLRQQTLPCDTSSPCLGYSGNISKVSKRKSPSILEFYKYRGSSMPRPEQKRQKKSVQSSNSSKNKKASSSVFPTWTPSDKRARKTLSFAMNGSGSQSKLVWSDGTHGLSKKFRNQL comes from the exons ATGCAACTCAACGTCGACTACTTCTCTCCGAGCGAAAACCTAGAACCCCCGACCTTCCTCCGCCTCCCAGTCCCTCACCTccctcctcccactctctccaCCCTCCCTGATCTCATCCCCTTCCTCTCGCCCCTCGACTTCTCACTCCGAATCCATCATTTTCCCATCGACTCCGCTCTCTCTAAGTTCTCCTCCGCCGTTCTTCCTCAAATTATTGACGATGCAGATCTCGGAGACTTTGACGTCAATGTTCCGTCTTGGAGTGGAAAAGCTTGCTTCGACGAGAATTGGCTTGCGCAG CAAGAAAACGGTATTTTCTCCAAAGAGAGGGAAGTGGATGGCCAAACAACTTTTGGATACGAAACTCTAGAGAGTGTATTGGCAAAA AAGGCTAATGGAATTGCTGTTGATGATAAGGATGCAAGCAGATATGATGTTATCCAATTTGAAACACCAGAGCTGGATGCATTGTTG GAAAATGTCTGTTTTTTTGAGGAAGAGGATGTACAAATTCTGTCTGGAGTTCCAGAAATTGAAAATTGTCTG GAAATGCTTAGGCAAGAGTTAAGAATGCAGGACCCTTGTGAAGTTCAAGGACTGATTTATTCAGTTGAAGATGTTACGTCAAAATACACCATGGAGCAAAAGGCTTATGTCTTGGAAGATGATGGTTATGTTCAGGATCAAATATGCTTTCATCAAAGCCTTTTTCCTTCTCTAGAAGTTGATGAGACAAGTTTGGGAACTTTGACGTGCTTGTCTATAGAGGAAGAACTTCTTTCACTTCTTGAAAACGCTGAACACCTAAGTTGGCTTCAGAAAGATAACATGGTCAACAATGTTGAGGAACTTTTTGGGTCTAGGGCATATGATATATCGCAGTTTCTTCCAGCTCATTGTCTATCAAAGGATTGCCCTGATCATGAGTTGGCATCCATGGAAAATTTCCCTGAAATGGACTTCATAAGCATGGTGGAACATTCACAGATTCAAGGAAACCCCTCATGTAAAGGGAAATCACAACTTGACTGTTTATTGGCAGTGAGTCCTGTAATTTTTCAGGAATTTCAGTTTCTTGATGTGGACTCATCTCAACTTTTTGGGGCTGTCTTTAACAGACAGACAGCATATGAACCAGAAACATGTGACTGGTTGTTCACGGAAGACATGaactttaaaaatttcaatgaattGATTGTTAGTTATGAGCTAGCTTTGGTTGATAACACATTCAAATCATTGCCTGTACCTCTTTTCTCTGATGATGAAAAGACAAGGTCACTGTGCTCCATTATTGAGGATATACTAGCTGGCTTAGAACCACTGCCTCGATCTGCATCTGATGAGATATACTTGGATTGGCATCTTTTGGAGGAAGATAAATGCAACTCTAGAATTTATTCTTCCTATCATAGTATGTTGGAGGATGTAGATTCACCTACCTTCGATTTTGATTTGGGGTCTTTTGATGATGGGAAGTTgttatttgaaattgttttctCAGATAATGTTTTGAATAGGCCAAAGACAGAAGAAAAGAAGGAATCGTTAAACTTCCTTCATCATGGCATATCTGTGTCTACTGCTCCTGATGTGGGAAGTGTTTCAAAAAAATTGCTGGATGATGAATGTCTGAATCCTGGAAATGGTGAACAATTAGCCGAAAAAGATGCTGAGAGAGCTTTTTTGTTATTCAAGTCTATGTCACAATTCAATGATCTTGATTTTTTCTTGAATCCCCGGAAAGCTAGTGCTGGGGAATATAGTGACTCTGCTATTAAGGCAGTTGTTGCTGATGCTACATTTTCTGAGGTTCCATCCAGTAACTCAAGCGCAGCATGTGCATCCACTGGAGTACAATTGCATCATTGTGATGTTGTGTCATATAAAGTTAAGCTGTCTGATATTATTGTGGCCATCGTAGACAACTTTGAAAAGAGCTATCTAGCCATCTTGCAGAATGAAAGAGAGATGATAAAGACATATATCCCATTTCTAGctgaagaaaattttaaatttcttagccttccaaaacaaaaattgatgaactgcattaagaaaataaatgcaCAAGGAACCACCTCTCACAGGGATGAAAATATTAAGGTATTTTTTACCTTATGTGCACTCAAACAGATGGCTTGGTACGTGTGTTTCTATGGAATCCACCCAGCTCATCAATACGTGGACAAGTTATGTCAAAGTTTGGGATTCTTGAGATTGAGACTAGGCAACCTCTGGCCCTTGATTGAAGATGCAGGCAGGAAAGTTGAGAGAGAAATAACTAGCTCACATCCGTCCCTGAAATTGATCCAGGAGATTTTGCATTCAAGCACGACCCAGGGAAATTTGAAAGTGTTGATTGTGGCTGAAGAAATTTTCTGGGGGTCATTGAGGAGTTTGTTGATGTCAGTGGGATTATCATTTATTGAGTTTGAGAATTATTATGCAGATGCAAACCAATCAGAGCTACTTAAAAATGATGAAGACTTCATCAATACTAGAATGGATGCCTTGCTGGTTGCAGATTGCCTATTGGTATCCCATGC GCGTGTTTCTGCATCGTTTCCCTTCAACAAATTCGGCATCATCTTGGAATATGGTGGTTCGTATGGCTCATCTAGAATAAACTATCTTTCCCCAAAGTTGGTAGGGTTTCCTCAACTTCACTTCTTGAAAGTGGAACTGGATAAATCTAGTGCTTCCAAAGCACTCTGTGAAGGTGTTGATATGCCCCGGATCACAGAAATGACAATGTTAACTCTGCCCTACATGACAATG GAAGAGAGCGAGAATATGAACATCCAAAAGCTAGAGAAACTGATAAACTTTTTGCCCATCGAAGGCAAGTTCAATATGGGACCCTTGGGAGCTGCAGATGAAGCAGAAGCTTGCTGTATGCCTCTGCCAGTTCCCACAGTGCCATTTGCTATGGAATCAGAGAATGTTTCACAAATCATGGTACCTTCCCCTGAAAGAATCATTATTGTGAACactcaaaattttgataagcAAATGATAGTATCTAGAAGAAGTACCTACCAAAGAATTCTTGCAATGGAGAAAGAAGGAGCACAAGTTGTGGAACGAGATTCAGATTTGCCTGTGGATGTTATAATCAGTTCTTCTATTTGCCTAGTGTGGTATGATTGCAGAAACATTGGAAAGAAAGCAGCTGCATTAGATGAGGCTTCTTCTTGCTTACCTTTGTGCATTGAGAATGTTGCATCAAATGTTTTAACATTGCTGAGTTTTACTTTCAGTGGCTGCTTTCTG GTCTTCGAGGGAGAAATCAGCTTCCTTTCCACCATAATGGAATCATCAGATGGACTCTATGCTGCAGCAGCGAGCCTGGGAATTGATTTACAGATCTTTTGCTCCTATTCATCTGAGATGACTGATGAAATTATATTGAGCTGCATCAGTTATGCCACTAAGTTGACTAAGGGCCTATATCCTAAAATGCCTGAGTCAGAAACTCTTGCAGAGTCATTTCTCACGAAATTTCCTTCCATTAATCCTTTGATGGCTCATGCTATATTGTCTTCAGGAGGCGTTCTCATTGAATTTCTTGAATGGTCACCTGAATTCAGGACCCGTGcaatccaaaaatataatgtttcTGAAGAGAGTGTCAGATTGTTTAGTGCTTTGTGCAAATACGGTGAGCGGGAGGATTCTAAATCAATAATGACAGACTGCTCCTCAGTATCTTCTGGCCCTGACTCAGAAAAGTGTAATTTTAATATTGGTTCTGGACGAAGACGAAAATACAGCGGTAGCCCTCACAAAATTGACTTACATATGGATGCATTAGTGAATTTCGAGACATTATACAAATTCCCTGATGACGCCTTGGATCCTTCTCCATTGTCCAAGCCAAATAATATGTGGATGTCAAAAGATCCTAAGATACTTGATGAGTTCAGAAAACCTAGTATACTTCCGAATGGGCGTTTTGGTAAAAAACAGGGATTGGATTTGGATATGTTGACAGATCCCTCCAGTTTACCCAATCCATGGGATTCTCAGTTCTCTAAGAGTCCGCAGATGtcaaatgacaaaaaaaagCCCTATTTCTCTTTGAGTGATATAATGCCTGGTCATAATCAGGTATCAGATACAGCTATGATGAACAATTTTGATTGGCATGGCATGAGGAAGTCTGAGAATCAGAGTGGGGACATTATAGGTGAAGTTATTGACCTTACTGATAGTCCCGTATCAGGTCAGGATTTTTCCTCTATTGGTAGTTCCATGAAATTCTCACTTTCTGTGCCTGAGATGGATAATTACTTGACAAGAAAGACTAAAACTGCTAGAAAATTGTCATTTGGTAAAAGCAGTCACCCACCTTGCTCAGCGGCTGCTGAGATTAACTCAAATTCAGATATCTGGAGTTTTAAGAAAGTTCAGAGGCAAGATTTCCCAGAAGTAGCCAATGATTACCAAGTGCTCTTAGAAGAGGGCTCAACAGAGAGAACTGCAGCAGATTCAATGGGGTTAGCATTCCAAGAGAACAAGATATCATCTTACGGGGCAACACCACTCTCAAATGCCCTCAGTTCAACTCATCCGCAACAGAATTCACCCTGGACGATAGAATTTCTTAACAGAATCAGGGAAAAAAGCAGATTGCGTCAGCAGACCCTTCCATGTGACACATCTTCTCCTTGTTTAGGGTATTCAGGGAATATATCAAAAGTTTCTAAGAGAAAAAGTCCCTCTATTCTTGAATTTTACAAGTACCGAGGAAGCAGCATGCCTAGACCTGAACAAAAGAGGCAGAAGAAATCTGTACAGTCATCAaactcatccaaaaataaaaaagcttcaTCATCTGTTTTTCCCACATGGACCCCTTCTGACAAGAGAGCACGAAAG ACACTATCTTTTGCAATGAATGGAAGTGGAAGCCAAAGTAAGCTGGTCTGGAGCGATGGAACTCATGGTCTGAGTAAAAAGTTTCGGAATCAACTATAA
- the LOC108996738 gene encoding pentatricopeptide repeat-containing protein At3g60050-like, producing the protein MNSIYLFCPRVFRKVSYFFCISRELCDHTFDGHKVDDGFRLIEEPLKGMWRCSDFDPVSDEKPTANEYETRARHLSARQGFFYNVKIDARRVLEVLEQDGPGFDTKLALNELSIRLSGLLVREVLLGILRNVNYANKLRSAKLGYKFFVWSGQQEHYRHTANSYHLIMKIFADCEEFKAVWRMVDEMIENGFPTTARTFNILICTFCGAGLARKVVERFIRSKTFNYRPFKHSYNAILVSLLTVNQYKLIEWVYQQMLREGHSPDVLTYNVVMCARYRLGKLDQFHRLLDEMGRSGFSPDIHTYNILLHVLGKGDKPLAALNLLNHMKELGFYPSVLHFTTLIDGLSRAGNLDACNYFFGEMIKNGCMPDVVCYTVMITGYIVAGELEKAQEMFDEMIIQGHLPNVFTYNSMIRGLCMEGKFEDACSMLKQMESRGCNPNFLVYSTLVSNLRNAGKLSEAHEVIKHMVEKGQYVHLLSKFKKYRRC; encoded by the coding sequence ATGAACTCTATCTATCTATTTTGTCCAAGAGTTTTCCGCAAAGTATCgtactttttttgtatttctcgGGAATTGTGTGACCACACCTTCGATGGTCATAAGGTTGATGATGGGTTTAGATTAATTGAGGAGCCCTTGAAAGGAATGTGGAGATGTTCAGATTTTGATCCCGTTTCAGATGAAAAGCCCACTGCCAATGAGTATGAAACACGTGCCCGTCATTTATCAGCGAGGCagggttttttttataatgtaaaGATTGATGCTAGGAGGGTTCTTGAAGTTCTCGAGCAAGATGGTCCCGGATTTGATACGAAATTGGCTCTAAACGAGTTGTCTATAAGGCTTTCAGGGCTTCTCGTGAGGGAAGTTCTGTTGGGAATTTTGAGGAATGTAAATTATGCTAATAAGCTGCGGTCTGCGAAATTAGGGTATAAGTTTTTTGTGTGGTCTGGTCAACAGGAGCATTACAGGCATACTGCGAATTCTTACCATTTAATAATGAAGATATTTGCAGATTGTGAGGAGTTTAAGGCAGTGTGGAGGATGGTTGACGAGATGATTGAAAATGGGTTCCCAACTACAGCTCGAACATTTAACATATTGATATGTACTTTTTGTGGGGCAGGATTGGCAAGGAAAGTTGTGGAGAGGTTCATCAGATCAAAGACATTTAATTATAGGCCATTTAAACATTCATACAATGCAATTCTAGTTTCTCTTCTCACCGTAAACCAGTACAAGTTGATTGAGTGGGTGTATCAACAGATGTTACGTGAGGGTCATTCTCCGGATGTTCTAACTTATAATGTTGTCATGTGTGCAAGGTATAGGTTGGGGAAGTTGGATCAGTTCCATCGACTGCTTGATGAAATGGGTAGAAGTGGATTTTCTCCAGACATTCATACATATAATATCCTTCTTCATGTTCTAGGAAAAGGAGATAAACCGCTTGCAGCTCTTAATCTTTTGAATCACATGAAAGAATTGGGTTTTTACCCAAGTGTTCTTCACTTCACCACATTGATAGATGGACTTAGCCGGGCTGGAAATTTGGATGCCTGCAACTATTTTTTCggtgaaatgataaaaaatgggTGTATGCCAGATGTGGTTTGTTACACTGTGATGATCACGGGATATATTGTGGCTGGGGAGCTTGAAAAAGCTCAGGAAATGTTTGATGAGATGATAATCCAGGGACATCTTCCAAATGTATTCACATACAATTCCATGATTCGTGGGCTTTGTATGGAGGGGAAATTCGAGGATGCATGCTCAATGCTCAAGCAAATGGAATCTAGAGGTTGTAATCCAAATTTCCTTGTGTACAGCACCTTAGTGAGTAATTTGAGAAATGCTGGAAAGCTTTCTGAAGCTCATGAAGTAATAAAACATATGGTGGAGAAGGGGCAGTATGTCCATCTTCTCTCGAAGTTCAAGAAATATAGGAGATGCTAA
- the LOC108996742 gene encoding heavy metal-associated isoprenylated plant protein 39-like isoform X2 — translation MAQKVVLKVMTMTDDKTKKKAIEAAADIFGVDSIAADLNDQKLTVIGLMDSVAVVKKLKKVGKVDIVSVGPAKEEKKEEKKEEKKEEKKEEKKEEKKEEKKEENKEEKK, via the exons ATGGCCCAG AAGGTGGTGTTGAAGGTCATGACCATGACTGATgacaaaacaaagaagaaagcaATAGAAGCTGCAGCCGATATATTTG GGGTTGATTCGATTGCGGCAGATCTGAATGATCAGAAGTTAACGGTCATAGGGCTAATGGATTCAGTGGCAGTggtgaagaagttgaagaaagTAGGGAAAGTGGACATAGTATCAGTTGGGCCGGctaaagaagagaagaaagaagagaagaaggaagagaagaaagaagaaaagaaagaagagaagaaggaagagaagaaagaagagaagaaggaagaaaataaagaggaaaagaaataa
- the LOC108996742 gene encoding heavy metal-associated isoprenylated plant protein 39-like isoform X1, with translation MAQQKVVLKVMTMTDDKTKKKAIEAAADIFGVDSIAADLNDQKLTVIGLMDSVAVVKKLKKVGKVDIVSVGPAKEEKKEEKKEEKKEEKKEEKKEEKKEEKKEENKEEKK, from the exons ATGGCCCAG CAGAAGGTGGTGTTGAAGGTCATGACCATGACTGATgacaaaacaaagaagaaagcaATAGAAGCTGCAGCCGATATATTTG GGGTTGATTCGATTGCGGCAGATCTGAATGATCAGAAGTTAACGGTCATAGGGCTAATGGATTCAGTGGCAGTggtgaagaagttgaagaaagTAGGGAAAGTGGACATAGTATCAGTTGGGCCGGctaaagaagagaagaaagaagagaagaaggaagagaagaaagaagaaaagaaagaagagaagaaggaagagaagaaagaagagaagaaggaagaaaataaagaggaaaagaaataa
- the LOC108996847 gene encoding actin-depolymerizing factor 7-like, with translation MANAVSGMAVSDECKLKFLELKSKRNYRFIIFKIENQTVVVEKLGNPDETYEDFAESLPADECRYAVFDFDFITAENCQKSKIFFIAWSPDTSRVRSKMVYASSKDRFKRELDGIQVELQATDPSEMSLDIVKGRAL, from the exons GCGAATGCGGTATCTGGAATGGCTGTGAGTGATGAATGCAAACTGAAGTTCTTGGAGCTAAAATCGAAGAGGAACTACCGTTTCATCATTTTCAAGATTGAGAATCAGACGGTTGTTGTGGAGAAGCTCGGAAACCCAGATGAAACCTATGAGGATTTCGCCGAGTCTCTGCCTGCCGATGAGTGCCGCTATGCCgtgtttgattttgatttcatcACTGCCGAGAACTGCCAGAAAAGCAAGATTTTTTTCATTGCATG GTCACCTGATACATCAAGAGTGAGAAGTAAGATGGTGTATGCCAGTTCCAAGGACAGATTCAAGAGGGAATTGGATGGCATTCAAGTCGAATTGCAAGCAACAGATCCCAGTGAAATGAGCCTCGACATTGTAAAAGGCCGAGCTCtttaa